Proteins encoded in a region of the Mycolicibacterium duvalii genome:
- a CDS encoding hemolysin family protein yields the protein MSVLPLLAFVALTAGTAVFVAAEFSLTALERSTVEANARSGHRRDQMVRRAHRTLSTQLSGAQVGISITTLATGFLAEPVVARLIAPGLSALRVPESLTSGLALVLAILIATSISMVFGELVPKNLAVARPVPTARWSAPLQLMFSFLFTPLIRLTNGTANWILRRLGIEPAEELRSARSPQELVSLVRSSAQSGSLDPVTAVLVDRSLQFGVRTAEELMTPRSKIDTLEAGDTVVDLSEAAVRTGHSRFPVIRGDLDETIGMVHVKQVFSVPRDQRASTRLADLAVPVTKVPSTLDGDAVMSEVRANGLQTALVVDEYGGTAGMVTVEDLIEEIVGDVRDEHDVEPPDVVQAGRGWQVSGLLRIDEVAENTEFRAPEGDYETIGGLVLETLGHIPEEGESVELTAFDPDGPDDPVRWRATVLKMDGRRIDQLRLTELGRSGDGRG from the coding sequence ATGTCGGTGCTGCCGCTGCTGGCGTTCGTCGCGCTGACCGCCGGGACCGCGGTCTTCGTCGCGGCCGAGTTCTCGTTGACCGCGCTCGAACGCAGCACCGTGGAGGCCAACGCCCGCAGCGGGCATCGCCGCGACCAGATGGTGCGCCGGGCGCACCGCACCCTGTCCACCCAGCTCTCCGGTGCCCAGGTGGGCATCTCGATCACCACGCTGGCCACCGGCTTCCTCGCCGAGCCGGTCGTGGCCAGGCTGATCGCCCCGGGCCTGTCCGCGCTGCGCGTCCCCGAGAGCCTGACCAGCGGTTTGGCGTTGGTGCTGGCCATCCTGATCGCGACGTCGATCTCGATGGTGTTCGGCGAGTTGGTGCCGAAGAACCTCGCGGTGGCCCGTCCCGTGCCGACCGCGCGGTGGTCGGCACCGCTGCAGTTGATGTTCTCGTTCCTGTTCACCCCGCTGATCCGGCTCACCAACGGCACGGCGAACTGGATCCTGCGCCGGCTGGGCATCGAGCCGGCCGAGGAACTGCGCTCAGCGCGGTCCCCGCAGGAACTCGTGTCGCTCGTCAGGTCCTCGGCGCAGAGCGGCTCCCTCGACCCGGTGACGGCCGTGCTGGTCGACCGCTCCCTGCAGTTCGGGGTCCGCACCGCCGAGGAACTGATGACCCCGCGGTCCAAGATCGACACCCTGGAGGCGGGCGACACGGTGGTCGACCTCAGCGAAGCAGCGGTGCGCACCGGCCACTCGCGCTTCCCCGTGATTCGGGGCGATCTCGACGAGACGATCGGGATGGTGCACGTCAAGCAGGTCTTCTCGGTGCCCCGGGACCAGCGGGCCAGTACGCGGCTGGCCGACCTGGCCGTCCCGGTCACCAAGGTGCCCTCGACGCTCGACGGCGACGCGGTGATGTCCGAGGTGCGCGCCAACGGCCTGCAGACCGCGCTGGTGGTCGACGAGTACGGCGGCACCGCCGGCATGGTGACCGTTGAAGACCTGATCGAGGAGATCGTCGGCGACGTGCGCGACGAGCACGACGTCGAGCCCCCCGACGTCGTGCAGGCCGGGCGCGGGTGGCAGGTCTCGGGTCTCCTGCGCATCGACGAGGTCGCCGAGAACACCGAATTCCGCGCTCCCGAAGGCGACTACGAGACCATCGGGGGGCTGGTGCTCGAGACGCTGGGTCACATCCCCGAAGAAGGCGAGTCGGTGGAGCTGACCGCGTTCGACCCGGACGGGCCCGACGATCCGGTCCGGTGGCGCGCCACCGTGCTCAAGATGGACGGCCGGCGCATCGACCAACTGCGCCTGACCGAACTCGGACGCAGCGGAGACGGCCGTGGGTGA
- a CDS encoding hemolysin family protein, whose product MGDLFGVLLTFVLLAANAFFVASEFALISARRDRLEALAEQGKRSAVTVIRAGERLSLMLAGAQLGITICSILLGRVAEPAVAHVLERPFGLLGIPDALLHTVSFLVALSIVVTLHVLLGEMVPKNIAIAGPESTAMLLIPVYLVYMRAARPFIAFYNWCANITLRSFGVEPKDELDVTVSTVELSEMIAESLSEGLLDPEEHSRLTRALQIRNRNVNDVALPLHRIRAVPVAEQGAGPRVGALEEALRETGYSRFPVADDSGAYLGYVHIKDVLPLVTASTDGAAVVDASLVRPLPRVPASLPLPDALSRLRRTNSHLALVTSADGKVSAMVALEDLVEDLVGTVRDGTHRV is encoded by the coding sequence GTGGGTGATCTGTTCGGAGTGCTGCTGACCTTCGTCCTGTTGGCGGCCAACGCCTTCTTCGTGGCCTCGGAGTTCGCGCTGATCTCCGCCCGCCGTGACCGCCTCGAAGCACTCGCCGAACAGGGCAAGCGCAGCGCAGTCACCGTGATCCGGGCCGGGGAGCGCCTGTCCCTGATGCTCGCCGGCGCCCAACTGGGCATCACGATCTGTTCGATCCTGCTCGGCCGGGTAGCCGAGCCCGCCGTCGCGCACGTGCTGGAGCGGCCGTTCGGCCTGCTCGGCATCCCCGACGCACTGCTTCACACGGTGTCGTTCCTGGTCGCCCTGTCGATCGTGGTGACGTTGCACGTGCTGCTCGGCGAGATGGTGCCGAAGAACATCGCGATCGCCGGGCCCGAGTCGACAGCCATGCTGCTCATCCCGGTCTACCTCGTCTACATGCGCGCCGCGCGCCCGTTCATCGCGTTCTACAACTGGTGCGCCAACATCACCCTGCGCAGCTTCGGCGTCGAGCCCAAAGACGAACTCGACGTCACCGTGTCGACGGTGGAACTGTCGGAGATGATCGCCGAGTCGCTGTCCGAGGGCCTGCTCGATCCCGAGGAGCACAGCCGGCTGACCCGGGCGCTGCAGATCCGCAACCGCAACGTCAACGACGTCGCGCTGCCCCTGCACCGGATCCGTGCCGTTCCCGTCGCCGAACAGGGCGCAGGCCCCAGGGTGGGCGCACTGGAGGAAGCGCTGCGCGAGACCGGCTACTCCCGATTCCCGGTGGCTGACGACTCCGGCGCCTACCTGGGGTACGTGCACATCAAAGACGTGCTCCCGCTGGTCACCGCCTCGACCGACGGTGCCGCGGTCGTCGATGCCTCGCTGGTGCGGCCGCTGCCGCGGGTGCCGGCGTCGCTGCCGCTGCCCGACGCGCTGTCGCGGCTGCGCCGTACCAACAGCCATCTGGCGCTGGTGACCAGCGCCGACGGCAAGGTCAGCGCAATGGTCGCACTGGAAGACCTTGTCGAGGACCTCGTCGGCACCGTCCGCGACGGCACCCACCGTGTGTGA
- a CDS encoding 3-methyladenine DNA glycosylase — MSDSRPAAVCDSRLAAVPDSRLAAGEWLPRADAYRRRADALLEPLLACRREGRAHPVYDFLFTYYSLRPRQLRWWHPGFGTVLGGEPARRYLPRTGYTEHPDGVTVSGEHLHARAGTVAFIADLLGATASRPARFNCFGLHEWAMVYRSDTVRHGGVPMRLGSAETDAVVESLPLRCSHFDAFRFFTDPAARRNHHHLTRRSQAENEQPGCVHAGMDLYKWAFKLSPLIESDLVLDCFELAVEARVLDMRASPYDLREFGFTPIAVETPAGRREYAAAQQAVSERAAPLRARLLSRTRMLQQAAARA; from the coding sequence GTGTCTGATTCGCGGCCCGCCGCGGTGTGTGATTCGCGGCTCGCCGCGGTGCCTGATTCGCGGCTCGCCGCGGGCGAGTGGCTGCCCCGCGCCGACGCTTACCGGCGCCGCGCCGATGCACTGCTCGAACCCCTGCTGGCCTGCCGGCGGGAGGGGCGGGCCCATCCGGTCTACGACTTCCTGTTCACCTACTACAGCCTGCGGCCCCGCCAGCTGCGGTGGTGGCATCCCGGGTTCGGCACCGTCCTCGGCGGTGAGCCGGCCCGGCGATATCTGCCGCGTACCGGCTACACCGAGCATCCCGACGGTGTCACGGTCAGCGGTGAGCACCTTCACGCCCGCGCCGGGACTGTGGCGTTCATCGCCGACCTGCTGGGGGCCACCGCGTCCCGGCCCGCCCGCTTCAACTGCTTCGGCCTGCACGAATGGGCCATGGTGTACCGGTCGGACACGGTGCGCCACGGTGGTGTCCCGATGCGTCTCGGTTCCGCTGAGACCGACGCCGTCGTCGAATCCCTGCCGTTGCGGTGCAGTCACTTCGACGCGTTCCGCTTCTTCACCGATCCCGCCGCGCGCCGCAACCACCACCACCTGACCCGGCGGTCGCAAGCCGAGAACGAACAGCCCGGCTGCGTTCACGCCGGCATGGACCTCTACAAATGGGCGTTCAAGTTGAGCCCGCTGATCGAGAGCGACCTGGTGCTCGACTGCTTCGAGCTCGCCGTCGAGGCGCGCGTGCTCGACATGCGCGCCAGCCCCTACGACCTGCGGGAGTTCGGGTTCACCCCGATCGCGGTGGAGACCCCGGCGGGCCGGCGGGAGTACGCCGCTGCGCAGCAGGCCGTCAGCGAACGGGCCGCCCCGCTGCGCGCCCGGCTCCTATCACGGACCCGGATGCTGCAGCAGGCCGCCGCCCGGGCATAG